The genomic window tttttctaatttttttggatacgtttttttaaaatgaaaaccatTGTGTCATCGCAGAAGGTCATGATTCCGGAAGGAGGTAAGAAGAGCGAGTCgaacaaaaatgagggaTTGAGAGGGGTGGGCTCTCCCTGTGCCGTTGTGCCAGAGGTGGGACATCCATCACGTTGAGCCGGGCGCGCCACGAGAGAAGTTAAAGGGGAGGAGtaagaacaggaaaaaatagtTGAAGGAGGAAGCCTCCCCTCTGGCTAAAGTAGCTAGAAAATCGCGTGGGCGCCTGTGGGAACAATTAGAGAAGTGATACCCCATGGGGTTATCAGCGCGCGCATGTATGGATGCATGGAAGAGTGCTTTGCATGCGTTAAAGAAGTGCGCCACACTGCGCTAACGCTTCCGCTAACACTTCCACTAACACCACCGCTAACAATTGCatgtattcccctttttcctcaGTCCAAGTGGCCATAAACTCCAGGAAGGTGACTGTAACAGGAAAGTACGGCACGCTGAAGAAGTCCTTCCGCCATCTACCCATCGATGTGCGTCTGAATAAGCTGAAGAAGTATATAAAGGTGGTCATGTGGTTTGGAGTCCCCGACAGACTGGCATGCATTCGAACCGTATGTActcatttgaaaaatatgttcacagGAGTGACGAAAAAATTCCTCTACAAAATGAGACTAGTACACGCTCACTTTCCAATAAACTCCAACATCGTCGATAACAACAAGTCCATCGAAATAAGAAATTACTTGGGTGAAAAAAGAGTTCGATTTGTGAAGGCGCTACCTGGGGTTATCATTGAGAAATCTCCAAATGTCAAGGATGAAATTTATGTCAGTGGTGCTGATATCGAGAACGTGTCCCTCACGGCAGCTTTAATTCATCAGTCCGTTTTGTGTAGAAATAAAGATATTCGAAAATTTTTGGACGGAATTTATGTTTCGGAGGTCACTACTGTTGAGAAGGACGAGTAGGGGAAAAGACAGGGCGTGTGTATGCGTATGTCTATGCGTATGCGCATGTGTGGGGTGGAGTAACCCGTTCCAGCGTGCATATAGAAACGATCCCTACTGCGGCAACGATTTGCTTTCGGACCAGTGCCTTCGCCGCAACTACTACGTCCATCGCGTGTACATGTTCGTGATGACGATTGCATTTGGCCATTCCGTTTGGTCGATGCGTTGTTCCATGCCTGTGCATGCCCATGTGCACGTGCTACCTTTTTAACACTTGCCCCTTAATTAAACCTTAAGTAGAactccaattttttattttaaaaacgtgCATCTAAGTATTACGTAACGGATGTGCCAAAGGATAACCACTTGGTACGACCGTGAAAATGCGTAATGGTGGATTTGCCAACAGTTCAGCGTTGTAAGAACCGGAAAGGCGGGTGAAGGGGGTTCCCTCCCTTTTGGCAATTACCCCCAAGAGGTGTTAGCAGCGGTGGTTCTCTTCTTCAGCGTAACTACAACCTTGTAgaaagacttttttttcaccaccAGCTGCGCGCACCAAATATAATATCATTTGGGCACTCAAAAGGAAGGCGCCTAAGGGttgagggggggaagaaaagtgcTCCACATTGTTCAATCCTGACgcatgcattttttcttctttttttttgcacgtaACTTCCCCTCGTTGTGGAACACTGACACGCATTCCCATTTTCCCCCCGAACGATCGTCGTCCTTGTTTGCACGCACGGTGTAAATTTTGCCCAACAGTGGAAAACGCCCTTCCGGTGGTGGAAAATGACTCACAACAGGTTGCAACACACAGGATTATCCGATGGAGGAACAACCGAATAATTGAATAACTGAATAACGGCTTACCGTTCACCATTCATAGCTCACCGTGCTCATATCCctctacatttttgcaaaaaaactTTAAAACACACGGAGGcttcaaaagggaaagactTCTCCCCGAACGTAGAACAACATAATGAGGTTGGCGTACTTCCCACACCTCCTGTTTCTCCTGGGTCTCCTACCCCTCTTTGCAACCGTTGCATTAAGAACATCATGCCTTGGCGTGGGGAAGCACAAGGGGTACCAATTTCTAACCCCCCGTGTGGTGttctccccccaaaaaagagCAAACGCGAAAAAATACAACCAAGGAGTGGGGAAAAATCTAAATGAAAAGCTATCCGCagtggaagaaaacaaaaataaagaaatcgATGGGAAACACATCTCGTCTGTCATGTCATACGATACTGGTGACACCATCAACAttgaggaaataaaaaagatacTTCCACATAGGTATCCATTCCTCTTGGTGGACAAAGTAATCCATgtagaaaagaataaaaaaataattggcATCAAACAAGTTTCCGCTAATGAAGAATTTTTCAATGGCCATTTCCCTGCCAAGGCTATTATGCCTGGCGTTTTACAAATAGAAGCTTTAGCCCAATTGGGGGGGATATTATGcctcaaaaatgaagaaagtcGTGGGAAggacaatttatttttattcgcTGGGGTTGATGGCGTTCGCTGGAAGAAGCCAGTCCTTCCAGGTTAAATCATTTTGCGAGGACATGTATACAAGTGTGTGTGCAACTCCTGTCTACATCGCAATATGGGAATAACcgcgttttaaaaaaaaaaaataaataatataaacagTGATAAGTGCACATCCGTTTTGTTGCAACTTGGAGGGCGCCCCAATCAGCAACATTCCTTTATTCGTAAAACGTTGTCATGATGGAACTTTCTGGGTTGTGTCCCCGTGCAGCAAAACCGCAGCTGCGATATTTACACGTACATCGCgccactttttcttctgaacTTTTCAGGCGACACGCTCGTAATGGAAGTGGAGCAAATTTCTTTCAAGCCCATCCTCGGGGTCGCCAAACTGCGGGGGTGCGCCTACGTGGGAGGCCATGTCATTCTGAAGGTTGCCGAAATGACCTTCGCATTAGCAAGATGAGGTAGTAAAGGGagaaacaattttttaaatcgaATTCGTTTAAGAATCTAGACCACGGGAAGGGGAACAGAGGGGACAAAGTAGCAACCACCTCCTTCAGGACATTTTGGACATCACTGACAGATCTGCgggaaaagggaggaaggacgGCTGGGCCACTGTATCTCCAAATAAAATTGTCCGAATGAGCACGCCAGCCGATTCGTTTTCGCGTGTATGtgcttatatatacgtatatgtatatgcatgcttatttttattatttttttttccccctaccACCATACACCCTGCACAACGCCGTTGCAgcttttacctgaacaaaaaaaaaaaaaaaaaaaaaaaaaaaaaaaaaatggctagctgttTGTCCCGCTAGCTAGTACTCACAGTTACAATTTATCCGAATTGGCTGACACTTGTTTATTGCCTCCAATTCGCATGCTTGCAAAGGAAGCGGAACAACTGTCCATCCTATTGTGAGAAATTACCACTTCCCACACAGCTGAAGTGGCCATAAACAGGGTTGAAAAGACGGGGTACGGCAGCTTGCACGTGTACTAAGGGGTGAACGAAGGGGAGTCAATAAGATATGTAGTGGACCACATGGTAAACACACTGCCAGAAAAAGCAATGACGTGTGTGGTCCTCTCACTGTCAGccatatattcttttttttcgtgcctTACGGGGAAATTCTTCAAAGCGCAAACATGCACGGGCCCAATAAAAATGCAGGCGCACAGGACGGCCATCATGCTAGTTACGACGTGTGTTGTCACCAGGAAAATATCGTAGGCAAAGTCTGCTCCTCCACGAATGTACGTGCAGATGTTCATCATGTTCTGCGAGGCACAAAGGAAAGACATCATAAATTGAAATGGCCATTCGAAGGGAAACAATCATTTGGCTAAGTCCACAAAAAGGCAAAGCAATTATTCATCACCTCCAATTTTTTGCACTCCGCTTCGGTCTTGCATGGCGTGTCtgttaagggaaaaaaaaagaaactatGCTTCTCCATCAAGTTCGCACACTTCTGTTGCATGCGAATTTGCTCGTCATACCTGTGTTTAAATCCTTTCAAGTTTGCAAAGGGGGTAAATTCATCAGTGGGAATAAACCCACGAgggtaaacaaaaaatgatatttctcttttcccAGGTGCAGTTATATGTGCGGTGCGCGTATATAGGGGCAAAGAACACAACGCATATAACTGCACCAACGGTAGacgtatgcatgtgcacCCATGCATAAAGTGTCAGTCGGGGTGCTTAACAAAAGA from Plasmodium coatneyi strain Hackeri chromosome 12, complete sequence includes these protein-coding regions:
- a CDS encoding 3R-hydroxymyristoyl ACP dehydrase, whose amino-acid sequence is MRLAYFPHLLFLLGLLPLFATVALRTSCLGVGKHKGYQFLTPRVVFSPQKRANAKKYNQGVGKNLNEKLSAVEENKNKEIDGKHISSVMSYDTGDTINIEEIKKILPHRYPFLLVDKVIHVEKNKKIIGIKQVSANEEFFNGHFPAKAIMPGVLQIEALAQLGGILCLKNEESRGKDNLFLFAGVDGVRWKKPVLPGDTLVMEVEQISFKPILGVAKLRGCAYVGGHVILKVAEMTFALAR
- a CDS encoding Ribosomal protein L6-like protein, with the protein product MKTIVSSQKVMIPEGVQVAINSRKVTVTGKYGTLKKSFRHLPIDVRLNKLKKYIKVVMWFGVPDRLACIRTVCTHLKNMFTGVTKKFLYKMRLVHAHFPINSNIVDNNKSIEIRNYLGEKRVRFVKALPGVIIEKSPNVKDEIYVSGADIENVSLTAALIHQSVLCRNKDIRKFLDGIYVSEVTTVEKDE